The following are encoded together in the Penicillium digitatum chromosome 3, complete sequence genome:
- a CDS encoding Protein get1, with protein MLSLVLTVFFVHVAIYLVNTIGASTIDGLLWLLYLKLPTPTSRTARKQQQLKRQVLEQKHEMNSTSSQDEFAKWAKARRRHDKTMEEYEALNKTLTAQKSSFDWTVKIARWLSTNGLKMFLQFWYSKTPVFPLPEAWLPYYVQWIVSFPRAPLGSVSIHVWSNVCATAIAVAAEVLGSLLVQVIGQKKEQKEAASFGAEGKKTQ; from the exons ATGTTGTCCCTCGTCCTCACAGTCTTCTTCGTGCACGTGGCAATCTACCTAGTCAACACGATTGGCGCAAGCACCATCGACGGTCTC TTGTGGCTCCTTTACCTAAAATTGCCGACACCAACCTCGCGGACTGCGCGCAAGCAGCAGCAGTTGAAGCGCCAGGTCCTCGAACAGAAACATGAAATGAACAGCACAAGCTCCCAGGATGAGTTTGCGAAATGGGCCAAGGCCAGGAGACGACATGACAAGACCATGGAGGAATACGAGGCGCTGA ACAAGACGCTCACTGCGCAGAAATCCTCCTTCGACTGGACCGTGAAGATCGCCCGCTGGCTCAGCACAAACGGGCTGAAGATGTTTTTGCAGTTCTGGTACTCGAAGACGCCTGTATTCCCGCTCCCCGAGGCATGGTTGCCCTACTATGTTCAATGGATTGTATCGTTCCCTCGCGCACCTCTGGGATCCGTCAGCATTCATGTTTGGAGCAATGTCTGTGCGACTGCCATTGCGGTCGCCGCCGAGGTTCTCGGATCGTTGCTGGTGCAGGTGATTGGCCAGAAGAAGGAACAGAAGGAGGCTGCGTCTTTCGGTgccgagggcaagaagaCACAGTGA
- a CDS encoding DENN (AEX-3) domain family protein, with amino-acid sequence MMTRLRKSLAGPGYVILNVIRVLNIITFMDLVAACAVLLAKINMLNSFFFFEAVTHAVVALVSLFMIISELPVLQDYFDNHWPMFGQESSFYSLGGIMMILGVATLGNLNTKAMTQKTIGLTFWRIIISAGVLAMIVSVVNVLASYIFSDPESGVSARQVRVDGAVAPQKAMSRTSSHRTLHLSVKREETLPTYTRQNPVTRATKRLTGRFPLKISKPMNPTLVEENDTASSKYSRDSAEIHPPDLAHHPAMYSGHMV; translated from the exons ATGATGACTCGCTTGCGCAAATCCCTGGCTGGTCCAGGGTACGTGATCCTGAACGTCATTCGCGTTCTCAATATTATCACTTTCATGGACCTTGTAGCTGCTTGTGCAGTCCTACTGGCCAAAatcaacatgctgaacagcttctttttcttcgagGCTGTGACCCATGCCGTGGTTGCTCTGGTCAGCC TCTTCATGATCATCTCGGAGCTGCCAGTACTCCAGGATTATTTCGACAACCATTGGCCGATGTTCGGACAAGAGTCTAGCTTCTACTCTCTCGGCGGGATCATGATGATCCTCGGTGTAGCGACACTGGGCAACCTGAACACCAAGGCCATGACCCAGAAAACTATCGGACTGACTTTCTGGCGAATTATCATCTCCGCTGGCGTGCTGGCAATGATAGTTAGCGTGGTGAATGTTCTGGCA AGCTACATCTTCAGCGACCCCGAGTCCGGCGTCAGTGCCCGCCAAGTGCGGGTAGATGGCGCCGTCGCACCGCAAAAGGCAATGAGCCGAACCAGCAGCCACCGCACCCTCCATTTGAGCGTGAAGCGCGAGGAAACCCTGCCCACTTACACTCGCCAGAACCCCGTCACGCGTGCCACCAAACGCCTCACCGGCCGGTTCCCACTAAAGATCTCCAAGCCCATGAACCCGACCCTCGTAGAGGAAAATGATACTGCTTCCTCCAAGTACTCTCGGGACTCTGCGGAGATCCATCCTCCCGACCTCGCACACCACCCTGCTATGTACTCGGGTCACATGGTTTGA
- a CDS encoding Ribosomal biogenesis protein Gar2, whose protein sequence is MAPDKRVSKRKAAPVAADSPAKKTKKVEAKPAEATKEAAPKSILKKNEKGTKSKTEKAAAPAKTNGEPTRQVKPRKRAADFLTDEEAEDSVAPVQAEKKAEKKPAAKKSKKEEAEPAPAPKKAAAKKAGPKSKKPEPVVESEEEDAEANVSPADDSDSENEGDDQTEALIKGFESSGDEDESDGEGYKEGEPIPKAPDTKKAERKLAKQLRKNGPPEEPGTVYLGRIPHGFYEHQMKAYFSQFGEITKLRLSRNRLTGRSKHYAFIEFSSTTVAKIVADTMDNYLMYGHIVKCKFVPKEQLHPEIWKGANRRFKVTPWNLIEKKRLAKGKTREQWSKSIESEQKKRQAKINKLKALGYELDLPQLKCVDDVPIQEAPKAVEAAEAIEITEAASEEAVKAVEAPAAIEAPAPTDDTPKKTKKGKKTETPKAATTESPAAKSTVTKTKGKVTKKATKTKSKA, encoded by the exons ATGGCCCCTGATAAAAGAGTTTCGAAGCGCAAGG CTGCGCCTGTCGCCGCCGACTCTCCCGCCAAAAAAACCAAGAAGGTCGAGGCCAAGCCCGCCGAGGCAACCAAGGAGGCTGCTCCTAAGTCCATCTTGAAGAAGAATGAGAAGGGTACCAAGTCCAAGACAGAGAAGGCTGCTGCGCCGGCTAAGACCAATGGCGAGCCCACACGCCAGGTCAAGCCTCGCAAGCGTGCTGCCGACTTCCTCACCGACGAGGAGGCTGAAGATTCTGTCGCACCTGTTCAAGCCGAAAAGAAGGCTGAGAAGAAGCCCGCCGCTAAAAAGTCTAAGAAGGAGGAGGCCGAGCCCGCTCCCGCTCCCAAGAAGGCTGCCGCGAAGAAGGCGGGCCctaagagcaagaagccCGAGCCCGTCGTTGAGtccgaagaggaagatgccGAGGCGAACGTCTCCCCCGCTGATGATAGCGATTCCGAGAATGAGGGTGACGATCAGACCGAGGCTCTCATCAAGGGCTTCGAGAGCAGTGGCGATGAGGACGAGTCTGATGGTGAGGGTTACAAAGAAGGTGAACCCATCCCCAAGGCGCCAGACACCAAGAAAGCCGAGCGCAAGCTGGCCAAGCAGCTGCGCAAGAACGGCCCGCCTGAGGAGCCCGGCACTGTTTACCTTGG ACGTATTCCCCACGGTTTCTACGAGCACCAGATGAAGGCTTACTTCTCTCAATTCGGCGAAATCACCAAACTCCGCCTCTCGCGCAACCGTCTCACCGGCCGCTCCAAGCACTATGCCTTCATTGAATTCTCCTCGACCACCGTCGCCAAGATTGTCGCTGACACAATGGACAACTACCTCATGTACGGTCACATTGTCAAGTGCAAGTTCGTTCCCAAGGAGCAGCTGCACCCCGAGATCTGGAAAGGCGCCAACCGTCGCTTCAAGGTTACCCCATGGAACCTGATCGAGAAGAAGCGTCTCGCGAAGGGCAAGACACGTGAACAGTGGTCGAAGAGCATTGAGTCCGAGCAGAAAAAGAGACAGGCTAAGATTAACAAGCTCAAGGCTCTGGGTTACGAGCTCGATCTTCCCCAGCTGAAGTGTGTCGACGATGTCCCCATCCAGGAGGCCCCCAAGGCCGTTGAGGCCGCCGAGGCCATTGAAATCACCGAGGCTGCCAGCGAGGAGGCTGTCAAGGCTGTTGAGGCCCCTGCTGCTATTGAGGCTCCTGCTCCTACCGATGATACCCCCAAGAAGACtaagaagggcaagaagacaGAGACGCCTAAGGCAGCTACCACAGAGTCACCGGCTGCTAAGTCTACTGTCACCAAGACAAAGGGAAAAGTGACGAAGAAGGCCACCAAGACCAAGTCCAAGGCGTAA
- a CDS encoding Protein prenyltransferase, with protein MSNPKDAFQELVRIFSSRGNQVLEIEIIPSSLGTTFLQDGCSLGITKKALVQAFTVARQLFFDRLMPMSENDLQTTCFADPQSRNADSAITETMLLFDCEHLTACNWRKRRLQAALVYYHGTSDQISAATELLEAELTLMSSYQCSPLHRHTKSPTLWHHRLWVVVHLLERRQWSPEDLHKLQCTELDVVLRAGELHPKNFYAFSYMRQLDVLLAAIVGKTTGQSPWEAQSAQSVVRRVVAWCLANPRDISGWSFGLYALSNVMEQHSRVDAIERVVKFALNVGWEGEGLWTFVDHASRQFGLERVIEATMFLQCDEQTRSRDSQMVQDSRQKKSWQIWLARARVFWIVDGQRQDT; from the coding sequence ATGTCCAATCCGAAAGATGCATTTCAGGAACTCGTCCGCATCTTCTCATCTAGAGGCAACCAAGTCCTCGAGATCGAGATCATCCCATCAAGCCTAGGCACTACGTTCCTCCAAGATGGATGCTCACTGGGAATAACCAAGAAAGCACTAGTGCAGGCCTTCACGGTCGCGCGCCAGCTCTTCTTCGACCGATTAATGCCAATGTCCGAAAACGACCTCCAAACCACATGTTTTGCAGACCCCCAGTCCAGAAATGCAGACTCAGCTATAACAGAAACTATGCTTCTCTTCGACTGCGAACATCTCACAGCCTGTAATTGGCGCAAGCGCCGCCTGCAGGCAGCCTTGGTGTATTACCATGGTACTTCAGACCAGATCTCCGCTGCAACGGAGCTGTTAGAAGCCGAACTCACGCTCATGTCGAGCTACCAGTGCTCGCCACTCCATCGGCATACCAAGTCACCGACGCTCTGGCATCATCGGCTGTGGGTGGTTGTCCATCTGCTTGAAAGACGGCAATGGAGCCCTGAGGATCTGCACAAACTGCAATGTACGGAACTGGATGTTGTTCTCCGCGCTGGAGAGCTGCATCCAAAGAACTTTTATGCTTTCAGCTATATGCGACAGCTGGATGTGCTCCTCGCCGCTATAGTGGGGAAGACGACCGGGCAATCCCCATGGGAAGCCCAATCGGCGCAGTCGGTTGTCAGACGGGTGGTTGCCTGGTGCTTGGCCAATCCACGCGATATATCAGGTTGGAGCTTTGGCCTCTATGCGCTGAGCAATGTCATGGAGCAGCATAGTCGAGTGGATGCTATTGAAAGAGTGGTCAAGTTTGCGCTAAACGTTGGGTGGGAAGGCGAGGGCCTTTGGACCTTTGTGGACCACGCATCCAGGCAGTTCGGGCTTGAAAGGGTGATTGAGGCTACCATGTTCTTACAATGTGATGAACAAACCAGATCTCGTGATTCCCAAATGGTTCAAGACAGTCGTCAGAAGAAGTCATGGCAGATCTGGCTGGCAAGGGCGAGAGTATTTTGGATCGTAGACGGCCAAAGGCAAGATACCTAA
- a CDS encoding putative chorismate synthase produces MATISISWETVKSLLIFFGPVLLPRLITAYRSLRVSIASRPPPRPLPAAPARALNILFGGIVFFLLLSLPFNPHAPEPNIFSHTRSRLNTPTDVIFNRLARLRPDNLLTEADNLLQSKFTSLGARKVYLTYGPDALVSCQYCSFDNLYTYLMYYLPFHLLLPHLGHLLLLGVATSAPIAGHEASRWRTKFTLAGLILTAIDIYIMATYDAIQGAPRSVRAGQTPPSGIYHHITLLRPLTFVICDVICSVVLWLSATNRFFFKPPSTVEQVDEAVSMAVQTLMGANTKLHATSVTRNAVVRDSTLKNRDDLYWRTMVTAENPTQGSGGGGEQILNNIWEEEEVARAMSRVMAGQGGIDLAQLGINANDFVRNVTEGLE; encoded by the exons ATGGCTacaatctcaatctcctgGGAAAC CGTCAAATCACTCCTCATATTTTTCGGCCCAGTCCTACTCCCCCGCCTAATTACCGCTTATCGAAGTCTCCGTGTATCCATCGCAAGCCGGCCACCGCCACGTCCTCTCCCTGCCGCGCCCGCTCGCGCGCTGAACATCTTGTTCGGTGGCATCGTCTTCTTTCTACTTCTAAGTCTACCTTTCAACCCCCACGCGCCCGAACCCAACATCTTCTCTCATACCCGCTCTCGTCTAAATACCCCTACCGATGTCATCTTCAACCGTCTCGCCCGACTTCGTCCAGATAACCTCCTCACCGAAGCCGACAACCTCCTTCAGTCCAAGTTCACCTCTCTCGGTGCCCGCAAGGTGTACCTGACATATGGCCCCGATGCCCTAGTCTCGTGCCAATACTGTTCCTTCGACAACCTCTACACATACCTCATGTATTACCTCCCATTTCACTTGCTGCTACCACACCTCGGGCATCTGCTGCTCCTAGGCGTGGCCACATCAGCGCCCATCGCAGGGCACGAGGCCTCCCGGTGGCGTACAAAGTTCACCCTAGCCGGACTTATCCTCACAGCCATCGATATCTACATCATGGCCACCTACGACGCTATTCAGGGAGCGCCACGCTCTGTGCGTGCGGGCCAGACACCGCCCTCCGGCATCTACCACCACATCACGCTCCTGCGACCGCTGACTTTCGTGATCTGCGATGTCATCTGCTCGGTTGTGCTCTGGCTCTCCGCAACTAATCGGTTCTTTTTCAAGCCGCCCTCTACAGTCGAGCAGGTCGACGAAGCAGTGTCGATGGCCGTGCAGACGCTCATGGGCGCAAACACGAAACTCCATGCTACGAGCGTTACTCGCAATGCGGTAGTTCGAGATTCGACTCTGAAGAATCGAGATGATTTGTATTGGCGGACTATGGTGACTGCCGAGAATCCCACTCAGGGCTCGGGAGGAGGTGGGGAGCAAATCCTCAACAATATttgggaggaggaagaagttGCTAGGGCGATGTCACGGGTGATGGCTGGGCAGGGTGGTATTGATCTGGCCCAATTGGGGATCAATGCTAACGATTTTGTGCGAAATGTTACAGAGGGTTTAGAGTGA
- a CDS encoding Sterol carrier protein, putative — MGKKQGTPAYVLGVGMTKFIKPRGKVDYHELGYESGVKAMLDAKINYDDVDQGVACYVYGDSTCGQRVFYQFGQTSIPIYNVNNNCSTGSTGLAMARAMVSHGAADCVLVVGFEKMNPGSLQSMYNDRENPTGLFGTMMAETRGVTSAPGAAQMFGNAGVEYKEKYGAKNEDFAEIARINHEHSKRNPYSQFQTEYSLEQIMTAPMIHEPLTKLQCCPTSDGGAAAVIVSQDFLDARPYMKEHAILIAGQCLATDTDTVYSKSSIDLMGFGMSRQACRTAVAEAGVNVKDIKVCELHDCFSANEMITIDALELCEPGQAHEMVRRGDITYGGKMVINPSGGLISKGHPLGATGIAQCAELVWHLRGWANNRLIDGTSAALQHNLGLGGAVVVTVYKRTDGKVAAAVPSDVVGKINGLGYNPAVEAKGFTAEQAKSVVSKKHSSQYALSDTQERVLARF; from the exons GGGTCAAAGCTATGCTTGACGCAAAGATCAACTATGATGACGTTGACCAGGGTGTCGCATGCTACGTCTATGGTGACAGCACATGCGGCCAGCGCGTCTTTTACCAGTTTGGCCAGACCAGCATCCCTATCTACAACGTCAATAATAATTGTTCGACTGGTTCGACTGGCCTTGCCATGGCCCGAGCTATGGTCTCCCACGGTGCCGCGGACTGTGTGCTGGTCGTCGGCTTCGAGAAAATGAATCCCGGCAGCTTGCAATCCATGTACAACGATCGCGAGAACCCAACGGGACTGTTTGGAACGATGATGGCCGAGACGCGGGGTGTGACAAGTGCGCCCGGTGCCGCACAGATGTTTGGAAACGCAGGCGTGGAATACAAGGAGAA GTACGGTGCTAAGAACGAGGACTTCGCCGAGATCGCCCGCATCAATCACGAGCACTCCAAGCGCAATCCCTATTCGCAATTCCAAACTGAATACTCACTTGAGCAGATCATGACAGCACCTATGATCCACGAGCCTCTGACCAAGCTGCAGTGCTGCCCAACCTCGGATGGCGGTGCCGCTGCTGTTATTGTCTCGCAGGACTTCCTCGATGCGCGACCTTATATGAAGGAACATGCCATTCTGATCGCTGGCCAGTGCCTCGCCACCGATACCGACACAGTCTATAGCAAGAGCTCCATTGACCTGATGGGTTTCGGCATGTCGCGCCAGGCGTGCCGCACTGCGGTGGCCGAGGCCGGCGTGAATGTTAAGGATATCAAGGTCTGCGAGCTACACGATTGCTTCTCGGCCAATGAGATGATTACTATTGATGCGCTGGAGCTGTGTGAACCTGGCCAGGCTCATGAGATGGTCCGCCGTGGCGATATCACGTACGGGGGAAAGATGGTTATTAACCCATCTGGCGGTCTCATCTCCAAGGGTCACCCGCTTGGTGCTACAGGTATTGCCCAATGTGCTGAGCTGGTCTGGCACCTGCGTGGCTGGGCCAACAACCGCCTAATTGACGGTACTTCCGCAGCACTGCAGCATAACCTTGGTCTGGGTGGCGCCGTTGTCGTGACTGTCTACAAGCGTACTGATGGCAAGGTCGCAGCTGCTGTGCCTTCGGACGTTGTTGGCAAGATCAACGGCTTGGGTTACAACCCAGCTGTGGAGGCCAAGGGATTTACTGCTGAGCAGGCCAAGTCCGTCGTGAGCAAGAAGCACAGTTCTCAGTATGCCCTATCAGATACGCAAGAGCGGGTCCTTGCCAGATTCTAG
- a CDS encoding Blasticidin-S deaminase, translated as MGRKVQRSIVHLVFFLCILFFILYLNRPQSTKDKLFAWTKIRYKTTSSIIPEARGICPGLAKTTKPALIVSHVSTDGDPSWLEPLRTQYHVCIYQVDAPADKTSKLLQVPANRGHEAMAYLTFLIDNYADIPSAGAVFVHGSRWAWHNDIPDYDNAALLRSLDIRAALNPSGYSNLRCDWSAGTCPFSVPAQGSLEMRLSSVVSPWSPRSASDIALPKALGHIFGGDADVRVEEIRNTFHLHLGRNDAVRAQCCAQFVVSRDRIWQHGRDEYIALRQWLLDGSDDGVARNAQRGSRAAPGDDRVAGRIVSYLWHILFASYGDKGGIDLDQLNRDSCPSASECYCRLYGKCDLNCRGPGSCKGQYAVPKDYKLPEDWEKTHS; from the coding sequence ATGGGCCGAAAAGTACAAAGGTCAATTGTACATCtggtcttctttctctgcattCTCTTTTTCATCCTTTACCTAAACCGGCCGCAATCTACCAAAGACAAACTCTTTGCCTGGACAAAAATTCGCTACAAAACAACCTCATCCATTATCCCGGAAGCGCGCGGAATCTGCCCCGGTCTAGCAAAAACAACCAAACCTGCCCTGATAGTCTCACATGTCTCCACAGACGGCGACCCGTCCTGGCTAGAACCCCTCCGCACCCAATACCATGTGTGCATATATCAAGTGGACGCGCCAGCAGACAAAACCTCCAAGCTGCTCCAAGTCCCCGCAAACCGCGGACATGAAGCAATGGCTTACTTAACCTTTCTGATCGACAACTACGCGGATATACCATCCGCCGGCGCCGTCTTTGTACACGGCAGCCGCTGGGCTTGGCACAATGACATCCCAGACTACGACAACGCCGCGCTCCTACGCAGCTTGGACATCCGCGCCGCGCTGAATCCATCTGGGTACAGCAACCTGCGCTGCGACTGGAGCGCCGGCACGTGTCCTTTTTCTGTGCCAGCGCAAGGCAGTCTCGAGATGAGACTGTCGAGCGTTGTGTCGCCGTGGAGTCCGCGGTCGGCATCGGATATAGCACTACCAAAGGCGCTTGGCCATATCTTTGGCGGGGATGCTGACGTACGTGTCGAAGAGATTCGCAATACTTTTCATCTTCACCTTGGTCGGAATGATGCCGTGCGCGCGCAGTGCTGTGCGCAGTTTGTTGTTTCCCGTGACCGAATCTGGCAACATGGGCGGGACGAGTATATAGCACTTCGGCAGTGGCTGCTGGATGGGAGCGATGATGGGGTTGCTCGCAATGCGCAGCGGGGGTCTAGGGCTGCGCCTGGGGATGACCGTGTGGCTGGTCGGATTGTTTCGTACCTTTGGCACATTCTTTTTGCGAGCTATGGGGATAAGGGAGGCATTGATCTTGATCAGTTGAATCGCGATTCTTGTCCCAGTGCTTCCGAGTGCTATTGTCGGTTGTATGGCAAGTGTGATTTGAATTGTCGGGGTCCGGGAAGCTGTAAAGGGCAATATGCTGTGCCGAAGGACTACAAGCTCCCTGAGGATTGGGAGAAGACGCATTCatga
- a CDS encoding Survival motor neuron: MFTCYNPKFSKPKWARNMGKNKRVNLTHAEVWDDSALVQSWDDAVEEYQHYWSIHAKGENVEDILKEAEDNGTTPAVDYGDGESTKATEDDATQPENEDVAITVDDHTSESAPEPSRPVADASSAVSTPAMPMPHPIMANVQDESLKNLMMSWYYAGYYTGLHEGQQQARRD; encoded by the exons ATGTTTACTTGCTACAACCCAAAATTCTCCAAACCCAAATGGGCCAGGAACATGGGgaagaacaaaagagtgAACTTGACACACGCGGAAGTCTGGGATGATTCAGCCCTGGTTCAGTCTTGGGACGATGCTGTCGAAGAATACCAA CATTACTGGAGCATTCACGCCAAGGGCGAAAATGTTGAAGATATCTTGAAAGAAGCCGAGGACAATGGTACTACTCCGGCTGTAGACTACGGTGACGGTGAAAGCACCAAAGCCACAGAGGATGATGCCACTCAACCTGAAAATGAGGACGTCGCGATTACCGTCGACGACCACACTTCCGAGTCTGCTCCCGAG CCTTCTCGGCCCGTGGCTGATGCCAGTTCAGCGGTTTCCACGCCTGCTATGCCTATGCCTCACCCTATTATGGCAAATG TTCAAGATGAATCCTTGAAGAACCTCATGATGTCATGGTACTATGCAGGATACTACACGGGACTTCATGAAGGTCAACAACAGGCAAGACGCGACTAG